Proteins co-encoded in one Chrysemys picta bellii isolate R12L10 chromosome 13, ASM1138683v2, whole genome shotgun sequence genomic window:
- the LOC135975213 gene encoding apoptosis-stimulating of p53 protein 2-like, with amino-acid sequence MQSEMEEPSLESSEPLEVYMEEYPPYPPPPYPSGEPEGLGEDSFSMRPPEVTGQFSLPPGKRTNLRKTGSERIAHGMRVKFNPLALLLDSSLEGEFDLVQRIIYEVEDPSLPNDEGITALHNAVCAGHTEIVKFLVQFGVNVNAADSDGWTPLHCAASCNNVQVCKFLVESGAAVFAMTYSDMQTAADKCEEMEEGYTQCSQFLYGVQEKMGIMNKGVIYALWDYEAQNDDELSMKEGDCRTILRREDEDEIEWWWARLNDKEGYISHNLLGLYPRIKPRQRSLA; translated from the coding sequence ATGCAGTCTGAAATGGAAGAACCAAGTCTAGAGTCATCAGAACCACTGGAAGTTTACATGGAGGAATATCCTCCATACCCACCACCACCTTACCCATCAGGAGAAccagagggactgggagaggACTCCTTCAGTATGCGACCCCCTGAAGTCACTGGACAGTTTTCCTTACCTCCTGGGAAGAGGACGAACTTACGTAAAACTGGCTCAGAGAGGATTGCCCATGGAATGAGAGTGAAATTCAACCCCCTTGCATTGCTTTTAGATTCATCTTTGGAGGGAGAATTTGACCTTGTGCAGAGAATCATTTATGAGGTTGAAGATCCCAGCCTGCCCAATGATGAAGGAATTACAGCACTTCACAATGCCGTGTGTGCTGGTCACACCGAGATTGTAAAGTTTCTGGTACAGTTTGGTGTGAATGTTAACGCTGCAGATAGTGATGGATGGACCCCTTTACACTGCGCGGCATCTTGCAATAACGTCCAGGTGTGCAAATTCCTAGTGGAATCAGGTGCTGCTGTGTTTGCTATGACCTACAGTGACATGCAGACAGCTGCAGACAAATGTGAAGAAATGGAAGAAGGCTACACCCAGTGCTCTCAGTTTCTGTACGGAGTGCAggagaaaatggggataatgaacaAAGGAGTGATCTACGCACTCTGGGATTATGAAGCACAGAATGACGATGAGTTGTCCATGAAAGAAGGAGACTGCAGGACAATACTACGCCGGGAAGATGAAGATGAAATTGAGTGGTGGTGGGCACGGCTAAATGACAAGGAAGGATATATATCACACAACCTGCTGGGGCTGTACCCAAGGATTAAACCAAGGCAAAGAAGCTTGGCATGA